CCTCGCCAGGACTGGCCTCGCAGGCCGGTCGAGGAGCGGGTCCGGGACTGGGACGAGGTGTACGTCCCCGGGGCGCTGCTGCCCATCATCAGCAAGCAGGCGGACCGCTGCATGGACTGCGGCATCCCGTTCTGCCACGACGCCTGTCCGCTGGGGAATCTCATCCCCGAGTGGAACGACCTGGTCTCGCGAGAGGACTGGCGGCAGGCCGCCGACCGGCTGCACGCGACGAACAACTTCCCCGAGTTCACGGGGCGGTTGTGTCCGGCGCCGTGCGAGACGGGGTGTGTGCTCGCCATCAACCAGCCGGCGGTCACCATCAAGAATGTCGAGGCTGCCGTCGCCGACCGGGCCTGGGAGCTCGGGTTCACGCCGCCGCGGCCACCGGACCGGTTGTCCGGGCGGACCGTCGCGGTGATCGGGTCGGGGCCGACCGGGCTCGCCGCGGCACAGCAGTTGACCCGGGCGGGGCATACGGTCGCCGTCTACGAGAAGGACGACCGGCTCGGCGGCCTCATGCGGTACGGCATCCCCGAGTTCAAGATGGAGAAGCACCATCTGGAGCGGCGGATCGAGCAGATGCGGGCCGAGGGGACGAAGTTCCGTACGTCCACGGTGGTCGGGCGCGACGTCGGGGCGGCGGAGCTCAGGTCGCGGTACGACGCGGTGGTGATCGCCACGGGGGCCACGGCGTGGCGCGAACTGGACGTGCCGGGGCGGGAGTTGGCCGGGGTTCAGCAGGCAATGGAGTATCTGCCGCTGGCCAACCGGGTGCGCGAGGGGGACCTGGCGGAGTCCCCGATGTCGGCCGCCGGGAAGCATGTCGTGATCGTGGGCGGGGGTGACACGGGGGCCGACTGTCTGGGGACCGCGGTGCGTGAAGGGGCCGCCTCCGTGACCCAGTTGGACATCTATGCGCAGCCGGGTGGTGAGCGGGACGAGGATGCCGAGCCGTGGCCCACGTATCCGAAGATCTACCGGTTGTCGGCCGCGCACGAGGAGGCCCGGGATCTGGAGACCGCGCCCGCGGCCGACGCGGACGCACGGTTGTTCGCGGCGTCCACGCTGCGCTTCACCGGGGACGGGGACGGGCATGTGCGGTCGCTGCATCTCGTCGAGGTGGACGCGGCGCGG
This portion of the Streptomyces canus genome encodes:
- a CDS encoding glutamate synthase subunit beta — translated: MADPKGFMTTPRQDWPRRPVEERVRDWDEVYVPGALLPIISKQADRCMDCGIPFCHDACPLGNLIPEWNDLVSREDWRQAADRLHATNNFPEFTGRLCPAPCETGCVLAINQPAVTIKNVEAAVADRAWELGFTPPRPPDRLSGRTVAVIGSGPTGLAAAQQLTRAGHTVAVYEKDDRLGGLMRYGIPEFKMEKHHLERRIEQMRAEGTKFRTSTVVGRDVGAAELRSRYDAVVIATGATAWRELDVPGRELAGVQQAMEYLPLANRVREGDLAESPMSAAGKHVVIVGGGDTGADCLGTAVREGAASVTQLDIYAQPGGERDEDAEPWPTYPKIYRLSAAHEEARDLETAPAADADARLFAASTLRFTGDGDGHVRSLHLVEVDAARRPVAGTGRTLPADLVLLALGFSGPDRGDGLVEQLGLGMEPRGTVARDAGFGTNVPGVFAAGDAARGQSLIVWAIAEGRAVAAAVDRYLTGSSRLPAPIGPYDRPMTV